In Streptomyces paludis, the genomic stretch CATCCAGGTCGCCGGGTCGGCGGCCAAGGACGTCAAGCGGGTCCATCTGGAGCTGGGCGGCAAGGCGCCGGTCGTGGTCTTCGAGGACGTCGACCTCGCGAAGGCCGTCGAGGACATCGCGGTCGCGGGCTACTTCAACGCGGGCCAGGACTGTACGGCCGCCACCCGCGTCCTGGTCCAGGAGTCGATCCACGACGACTTCGTGACCGCGCTCGCCAAGGCCGCCGCCGACACGAAGACGGGCGCGGCCGACGACGAGGACGTGCTGTACGGCCCGCTCAACAACGCCAACCAGCTCGCGCAGGTGTCCGGCTTCATCGAGCGGCTGCCCGCCCACGCCAAGGTCGAGGCGGGCGGCCACCGGGTCGGTGACAAGGGCTACTTCTACGCCCCGACCGTTGTCTCCGGCCTCCGGCAGGACGACGAGATCATCCAGAACGAGGTCTTCGGACCGGTCATCACCGTCCAGTCCTTCACGGACGAGGCCCAGGCCCTGGAGTACGCCAACGGGGTCGAGTTCGCGCTCGCCTCCTCGGTGTGGACCAAGGACCACGGCCGTGCCATGCGGATGTCCAAGTCGCTGGACTTCGGCTGCGTCTGGATCAACACCCACATCCCGCTGGTCGCGGAGATGCCGCACGGCGGCTTCAAGAAGTCCGGCTACGGCAAGGACCTCTCGGCGTACGGCTTCGACGACTACACCCGGATCAAGCACGTGATGACGTCCCTCGACGGCTGACACACCCGGACCCGACGCCCGCCACCGACCGGGGTGGCGGGCGCCGGGCGCTCCCCGGCTGCGTTTGTTGGCCCCCGGCGATACGGGCATCCTGGGTGGTGAGGGGACCGCGGAGGCGAATCGAGGGCGATGAGCACGGGTGGCAACACTTCTCACGACGGGCTGAGGGGCCGCCGCGAGCGGGAGTCCGCGGCCGTCGTCACCGTGGACGCGCGCGGGATCGTCACCGGATGGAGCAAGGGCGCCGCGTCTCTTCTCGGCTACGCGGCCGAGCACGCCGTAGGCCGCCCCGCCGCCCGGCTGCTCGCCACGGACCGGGCCGGGGCCGCCGACGCGGTGGCGGCGCTCCGGCGCGCGGACGTGTGGCGCGGCACCGCGGCCCTGCGGCACCGGGACGGCGGCCGGCTGGAACTCGGCCTGGTGGCCTGCCCGCTGCTGGCCGCCGACGGCGCCGTCCGGGGGTACGTGGTGACCGTCAACGCCATGGCGCAGCCGCCGGGAGCCGACCCGCTCACCGTGGACGCGGCCGTCGCCCAGGCCCCCGTCGCCCTCTCCTCCTTCGACACCGAAGAGCGCTACATCCGGCTCAACGACGCCGCCTGCGCGATCCTCGGCATGCGCGAAGAGGACCTGCGCGGACGGCACTTCGCCGACACCATCGACCCCGGCGACCACGACAGCGCGCACTTCCTGGAGCATCTGCGCCGGGTGAACCGGACCGGGCGGCCCGTGCACTACGAGAGCTACACCAATGCCCTGACCTCCTCCCGCGTCCACGCCTGGAACATCCACATGTGGCCGGTCCGGGACCCCGGCGGCCGTCAGCAGGGCGTCGCCATGCTGGCGTTCGACAGCAGCGAGCAGTACTGGGCCAGACAGCGGCTGCTGCTGCTCAAGGAGGCCGGCACCGCCATCGGCACCACGCTGGACGTGGTCCGCACCGCCGAGGAACTCTCCCAGCTCGTCCTGCCCGTCCTCGCCGACTTCAGCAGCGTCGACCTGCTGGACTCCGTACTCCAGGGCGACGAACCGGCCGAGGGACCGCTCGACACCGCCGTACGGCTGCGCCGGGCGGCCCACCGGGCCGCCGACCCCCGTATCACCTCCGGCGCCGTCGCGCTCGGCGGCCTCGAAACCTACCCGGAGTCCTCCCCGCCCGCCCGCTGTCTGGCCACGGGCCGGCCCACGCTCAGCCGGCGGGGCGACGCCGACTTCGCCCTGTGGATCGGGGAGAACGCGACCCGGGCGAAGATGGTCGGGGAACTCGGCGTGCACTCCCTGATGGCCGTGCCGCTGCGGGCGCGCGGCATCACCCTCGGGGTGGCCGTCCTCACCCGCGCGCAGCGCCAGGAACCCTTCGAGCAGGACGATGTGGTGCTCGCCGAGGAGCTGGCCGGCCGCGCCGCCGTCTGCATCGACAACGCCCGCCGCTACACCCGGGAACACACCACGGCGCTCGCCCTCCAGCGCAGCCTGCTCACCCAGCGGCTGCCGGACCAGGCCGCCGTGGAGGTCGCCTCCCGCTATCTGCCCGCCGGCTCCCGCGCCGGGGTCGGCGGCGACTGGTTCGATGTGATCCCGCTCTCCGGGAACCGGGTGGCGCTCGTCGTCGGTGATGTCGTCGGCCACGGAATCCACGCCTCCGCCTCCATGGGGCGGCTGCGTACCGCCGTACGCACCCTCGCCGATGTGGATCTGCCGCCCGACGAACTGCTCACCCACCTCGACGACCTGGTGAGCCACCTCGCCGACGACGACAGTTACGCGACGGCCGCCGAGACCACCGGCGAGCTGGGCGCCACCTGTCTGTACGCCGTCTACGACCCGGTCTCGCGCCGCTGCGCGATGGCCTCGGCGGGGCATCTGCCGCCCGCGCTCCGGCTCCCGGACGGCACCGTCGAGCTGTTCGACATCGTCGTGGGGCCTCCGCTGGGCATCGGGGGCGTGCCGTTCGAGGTCACCGAACGGGAGCTGCCCGAGGGCAGTGTGCTCGCGCTCTGCACCGACGGGCTGATCGCCGGCCCGGACCGCGATGTCGAGGCGGGCCTGGAGCGGCTGCGCGCGGTCCTGGCGGCGGAGCCGGCCGGGGGACCGGCTTCGGAACCTGCCTCGGGCCCGGCTTCGGGACCGGCCTCGCGGGAGTGCCCGTCGCTGGAGGCCCTCTGCGACCGGGTGATGACCACGCTCCTGCCCGGCCGCCCGACCGACGACGCCGCGCTCCTCGTCACCCGTACCCGCGCGCTCCACTCCGACCAGGTCGTCTCCTGGGAGCTGACCGGGGACCCGGCGCAGGTGGCGGACGCCCGGGAGAACGCCTCGGCGCAGCTGACCGCCTGGGGGCTGGCGGACGCCGCGTTCGTCACCGAACTCGTGGTGAGCGAACTGGTCACCAACGCGATCCGCTACGGCGCCGCGCCCATCCGGCTCCGGCTGATCCGCGACCGTACCCTCATCTGCGAGGTCTCCGACGGCAGCAGCACCGCCCCGCACCTGCGCCGGGCGCACGCCTTCGACGAGGGTGGCCGCGGGCTGCTGCTGGTCGCGCAGCTCACCCAGAGCTGGGGGACCCGCCAGACCGGGTCCGGGAAGACCATCTGGGCCGAGCAGGTCCTCACGCATCTGGCCGATGTCTAGTGCGTGTTCGGGCCGGTGGGTGCGGCTTCTGGGCCGAGGAGGCGGGTCAGGACGTCGATCCGGTTGGTGGTGATCGAGTCGACGCCGCACGCGATCAGCCGGCGCATCGAGCGGCGGGTGTCCGCCGTCCACGCCGAGACCAGCAGCCCGTCCCGGTGGTCGCGCTCCACCAGCGCCCGGCCGACCAGCCCGAACCGGTAGTTGAGCCAGCGCGGCCGGACCGCCGTGAGCAGCGCCGGCCGCGGCGGCGCCAGGGTCGTCCAGGTCATCGCGATCTCGGCCGACGGATCGGCGGCGCGTACGGCGAGCATCGTGCCCGGGCCCGCGCAGTAGTAGACGCGCTCGGCGGCGCCGCACTCGCGCACCGTACCGATGACCGTACGGACCGACGCCTCGGTGGCGCCCGGCAGATCGATCATCAGCCGGCCGTCCCCGCCGAGCGCCTCCCGGAGCGTCGGCACACCGCCGCGCGTCAGCTCGTACAGCTCGTCGTACGTCACCTCCGCGAGACGCCGGTCATGGCCCCAGAGCCGTCCCAGCGACGCGTCGTGCAGCAGCACGGGCACACCGTCGCGGGTGAGCCGCACATCGACCTCGACCGCCCCGGCGCCCCGCTCCCGCGCCGAACGGACCGAGGGCAGTGTGTTCTCCCGGGCGCGGTACGGGTCGCCGCGGTGGCCCACGGCGACGACCGCGCGCTCGGTCGCGACCGTCGCCGCCATCAGCGCGCGAGCCACTCGGCGGTGTACGTGTCGATCTTCGCCGCGAGCGTCTTCTTGCCCGCCGCGTCCAGGAAGGACGCCTCCACGGCGTTCTTCGCGAGATCGGCGATACCGCGCTCGTCCAGACCGAGCAGCCGGGCCGCGACCGCGTACTCCTGGTTGAGGTCCGTACCGAACATCGGCGGGTCGTCGCTGTTGACGGTCACCGTCACCCCGGCCGCCACCATCGCCTTGATGGGGTGCTCCTCGATGTCGGCGACCGCGCGGGTGGCGATGTTGGAGGTGGGGCACACCTCCAGCGGGATGCGGTGGCGCGCGAGGTGCGCCAGCAGCTCCGGGTCCCGTACGGCGCTGGTGCCGTGGCCGATGCGCTCCGCGCCCAGGTCGCGCAGCGCGTCCCAGATGGTCTCCGGCCCGGTCGTCTCGCCGGCGTGCGGTACGGAGTGCAGCCCCGCGGCGATCGCCCGGTCGAAGTACGGCTTGAACTGCGGCCGGGGCACCCCGATCTCGGGCCCGCCGAGCCCGAAGGAGACCAGGCCCTCGGGGCGCAGATCCACCGCGAGCCGCGTGGTCTCCTCGGCGGCAGGCAGCCCCGCCTCGCCGGGGATGTCGAAGCACCAGCGCAGCACGACGCCCAGTTCGGCCTCGGCCGCCTTCCGCGCGTCCTCGATCGCCTCCATGAACCCCTGCGCGGGGATGCCCCGGCTGGTCGAGCTGTACGGGGTCACGGTCAGTTCGGCGTAGCGGATGTTCTGCCGCGCCATGTCCCGGGCGACCTCGAACGTGAGCAGACGGACGTCCTCGGGGGTGCGGATCAGGTCGACGACGGAGAGATAGACGGTGATGAAGTGGGCGAAATCGGTGAAGGTGAAGTAGTCGGCGAGCGCTTCGGGGTCGCTGGGCACCTGGGAGTCCGGGTGCCGGGCGGCCAGTTCGGCCACGATCCGGGGAGAGGCCGATCCGATGTGGTGGACATGCAGCTCGGCCTTGGGCAGGCCCGCGATGAACGGGTGCGGGTCGGTCATCGGAATCCTCCGGGAACGGTGGGTACGGCGCGGGCGGGCGGTACGCCGTACATGCTCGTCCGGGCCCGGGACCGTGTGGGGCAGGGAACATCGTAGGCTGGGCCGGTTCGGCCCGGGGCACAGGCCGTAGCATGACCGGGAATCACGATGGGGGAGGCCCATGTCAGACCAGAGCGAGCAGCCGTCGGGCGGCTCCGCGCCGCATGATCCCTGGGCGCCGCCGGAGCGGAAGACCTCGCTGGACAAGCAGACGGGCCCGCCCGAATCCGTGCACGACCAGCACACCGTCCTCGGCATACCCGGGCTGGGACAGGGCGCGGGGCAGGCGCCGGGCGCCGCACCCGCGGCCGGGCCCACTCCGCCGTCTCCGTACGGGAACGCGTCCGGAGCCGTACCGCCGCCGCCGACCGCCCCCGGGGGTCCGGCCCAGGCGCCGCCCGGCGCGTACGGCTACCCGGGCATTCCGCCCCAGGCCACCCAGGGCTTCCAGCAGCCCGGCTCGCCCTACGGACCCGGCCCCGGCCCCGGCCCCGGTCCGGGCGCCGGTCCCGGCTACGGCTATCCCGCGTACCCGGCCGCGCCCGGTTACCCCGGCTATCCGGGCCAGGGGCAGAACCCCTGGCAGCAGCCCCCGGCCAACGGTCTCGGTACCGCCGCGCTGGTGCTCGGGATCATCTCCGTCGTGGGCTTCTGCCTCTGGGGCCTGAACATCGTCATCGGCATTCTCGCGTTGGTCTTCGGCATCATCGGCCGCCGCCGCGCCGGCCGCGGCGAGGCCACCAACGGCGGTATGGCGCTGGCGGGCATCATCCTGGGCATCGTCGGGATCGTGATCGGCACCATGATGATCGGGCTGACCATCGTGGGCTTCATCGCCGATGTCGAGGAGAACTCGGGCAGCAGCGACGACGACCCGTTCGCCACCTCCCTGGTCGTCGGCGCCGACCGCTAGCTTTCCGCGCCCGGCTCCGCCCGGAGCCGCTCGCGCGTCTCCATCAGCGCGAAGCCCAGCAGATTGAGCCCGCGCCAGCGGGCGGGGTCCTGGGCGCGCTCGTCGTCCGAGGCCAGTCCGATGCCCCAGATGCGGTCCATCGGGCTGGCCTCGACGAGTATCCGGTCGCCCGTCGACAGCAGGAACCCGCGCAGCGCGGCGTCCTGGCCGAACTTGTGGACCCCGCCGGCCACCACGATCGCGTAGCGCTCCCGCTCCCAGACGGCCTCGTCGAAACCGCGCACCAGCCGCCCGGCCTTCTTCGCCAGCGCCGGATTCGCCGCCGTCAGCGCGGCGCGCTCGGCCTCCGCGTCCCCGAAGAGGCGGGCCTTGCGCGCCATCATCCAGTGCTCCGCCGTCGCGTACCCCACCCCGTCCACGGTGAACGGCGCGGGCCACCACTGGCTGAGGCAGCTCACGTCGAGCGTGCCCTCCCGCCGGGGCGTGTGCCCCCAGAAGCGCAGATACTTCAGCCGCTCACCCCGCTCCGCGCGCGCGATCAGCCCGGCCACGCCACCGCCCGCACCGGCCGTGCCACCGCCCGCGGCAAGCGCCTCCGCGACGCTTTCCGCACCGTCCCCCGTACCGCTCCCCGTGTGCTCGTTCATGTCCCGGATTCTGGCACCCACCACTGACAACGCGTCCGGCCGGGCCCGTTCAGCGCATCCGGGGGGCGACCGAATCCGTCGTGTAATCAAAAGGCAACAACGGAATCCCTTGTTGGGATGGGATGCCTCTGTCAGGATCGGCACTCAATTGGAGCCGGGGCCACCACCGCGACATTCGGAGAGCTGCATGGGCGACCACTTCCAGGTGCGCGACCGCTTCGCGAGCGGGGCGCAGTTCGTCGACGGGCGGGCGCGGCACGGCGGTTCGGGGCGTACGCAGACCGTCGTGAACCCGGCCACCGGCGAGGAACTGCTGACCTATCCGACCGCGGGCCCCGACGACGTGGACGACGCCGTCGCCGCCGCGCACGCGGCCTTCCCCGGCTGGGCCGGCGCCACGCCCGCCACCCGCTCGGACGCCCTGCACCGGTTCGCGGAGATCCTGGCGGACCAGGCCCCGGACTTCGCGTACGCCGAGTCGCTCCAGTGCGGCAAGCCGATCAAGCTGTCCACCGAGTTCGACGTCCCGGGCACCCTCGACAACACCGCGTTCTTCGCCGGCGCCGCCCGCCGCCTCGAAGGCGCCTCCGCCGGGGAGTACAGCGGCGACCACACCTCGTACGTACGCCGGGAGCCGATCGGGGTCGTCGGCTCCGTCGCGCCCTGGAACTACCCGCTCCAGATGGCCGCCTGGAAGATCCTCCCGGCGATCGCCGCCGGCAACACCATCGTGCTCAAGCCCGCCGAGATCACCCCGCTGACCTCACTGATGTTCGCCCGGGCCGCCCAGGAGGCCGGACTCCCCGACGGAGTGATCAACATCGTCGCCGGGACCGGACCCGGCGCCGGGGAGCACCTCGTCGGGCACCCCGATGTCGCCATGGTCTCCTTCACCGGCTCCACCGCCGTCGGCCGGCGCGTCGCCGGGATCGCCGCCGCCGGGGCCAAGCGCCTCCACCTCGAACTCGGCGGCAAGGCGCCCTTCGTCGTCTTCGACGACGCCGACCTGGAGGCCGCCGTCCACGGCGCGGTCGCCGCGTCCCTCATCAACGGCGGCCAGGACTGCACCGCCGCCACCCGCGCCTATGTGCAGCGGCCCCTGTACGACGCCTTCGTCAGCGGGGTCGCCGACCTGATGGGGACCGTACGCCTCGGTGACCCCTTCGACCCGGCCACCGACCTCGGCCCGCTCGTCTCCCACGCCCACCGCGACCGCGTCGCCGGTTTCGTCGAGCGGGCACGCGGCCACGCGCGCGTGGTGACCGGCGGCGAGGCCCCCGGCGGCGACTGGAGCGACGGCGCCTACTACCGCCCCACCCTGGTCACCGGCGCCGCCCAGGACAGCGAGATCGTCCAGTCGGAGATCTTCGGGCCCGTCCTCACCGTGCTGCCCTTCGACACCGACGACGAGGGCATCCGGCTCGCCAACGACACCCCGTACGGCCTCGCCGCGTCCGCCTGGACCCGCGATGTCTACCGGGCCGGCCGGGCCACCCGCGAGATCGCGGCGGGCTGCGTCTGGGTCAACGACCACATCCCGATCATCAGCGAGATGCCGCACGGCGGATTCGGGGCCAGCGGCTTCGGCAAGGACATGTCCGCCTACTCCTTCGAGGAGTACACGCAGGTCAAGCATGTGATGTACGACAACACGGCGGTGGTCAGGAAGGACTGGCACCGCACGGTCTTCGGCGACAGACACCGTCCTTGATCACCGGCCCGCGAGGGCACCACCCGAAAGGGCACAGCGCATGGAGCAGTACGAGCCCGACCGCCTCTCCGCTGCCCGGTCGGCCGCGGTACGGCGCAGCCTGACCAGCGGCAGGGGCGCCCTCACCCGCCGCTCCCTGCTGCGCGCCTCCGGTATCGGCGCGCTCACCGTCGGCGGTCTAGCCGGACTGAGCGCCTGCGGGATCCCGCCCGCCAAGCTCGCGGACGCCGGCGCCGCCTCCGACGACCACTCGGCGAAGGAGAAGCGGGTCGTCTTCTCCAACTGGACCGAGTACATGGACGTCAGCGACGACGAGAAGCACTATCCGACGCTGGAGGCGTTCACCCGGCGCACCGGTATCACCGTCAAGTACACCGCGGACATCAACGACAACGTCGAGTTCTTCGGCAAGGTCCAGCCCCAGCTGGCGGCCGGCCAGGACATCGGCCGCGACCTCATCTGCGTCACCGACTGGCTCGCCGCCCGCATGATCAGGCTCGGCTACGCGCAGAAGCTCGACCCCTCCCACCTGCCGCACGCCTTCGCCAATCTCTCCGAGCAGTTCCGCACACCCGACTGGGACCCCGGCCGCGCCTACTCCTATCCGTGGACCGGCATCCCCACCGTCATCGCGTACAACACCCGGGCCACCGGCGGCCGTACGGTCGACTCCGTCTCCCAGCTGCTCGACGACCCGAAGCTGCGCGGCCGGGTCTCGTTCCTCTCCGAGATGCGCGACACCATCGGGATGACCCTGCTCGACCTGGGCAAGGACCCGGCGTCCTTCACCGACGACGACTTCGACGCGGCCGTCGCCCGGATCCAGAAGGCCGTCGACCGGAAGCAGGTCCGCCGCTTCACCGGCAACGACTACACCGCCGACCTGGAGAAGGGCGATATCGCCGCCTGTGTCGCCTGGGCCGGGGACATCGTCCAGCTCCAGAACGACAGCCCCGACATCAAGTACGTCATCCCCAAGACCGGTTACATGCTCTCCAGCGACAATCTGCTGGTCCCGGCCAGGGCACGGCACAAGACCAACGCCGAACGGCTCATCGACCACTACTACCGGCCGCCGATCGCCGCGCAGCTCGCCGCGTACATCAACTACGTCTGTCCGGTCGACGGCGTACGCGCCGAACTCACGAAGATCGACAAATCGATGGCCGACAACACCCTGATCCTCCCGGACGCGGCCATGGCCGCCGCCTCGCACGCCTTCCGCTCCCTCAGCGCCGAGGAGGAGACCGCGTACGAGCAGAAGTTCGCCAAGCTCATCGGCGCGTAGGACACAGGACACAGCGAGCAGACCCTCCCTCTTCTCCCCGGGACCGTGACCCATGACAGACACCGCATCCACCAGCCGGAGCGGCGGCGACGTCCGCCTCAGCGGGATCAGCAAGACGTACGGCTCTTTCCGCGCGGTCCGGCCGCTCGATCTCACCGTGCCCCAGGGCTCGTTCTTCGCCCTGCTCGGCGCGTCGGGCTGCGGCAAGACCACCACCCTGCGCATGATCGCCGGCCTGGAGGAACCGACCACCGGATCGGTCTTCCTCGGTGACCGGGACGTCACCGCGCTGCCCCCGTACAAACGCCCCGTCAACACCGTCTTCCAGAGCTACGCGCTCTTCCCGCACCTCGACATCCACGAGA encodes the following:
- a CDS encoding gamma-aminobutyraldehyde dehydrogenase — translated: MTTELRRLRNYINGEFRDAAEGGTIEVVNPATGEPYATSPLSREADVDAAMAAAAAAFPAWRDSTPAERQKALLKIADAFEERAEELIAAESENTGKPLELTRTEEIPPMVDQIRFFAGAARMLEGRSAGEYMEGLTSIVRREPVGVCAQVAPWNYPMMMAVWKFAPALAAGNTVVLKPSDTTPASTVLIAEIIGAIVPPGVFNVICGDRDTGRAMVEHPTPAMASITGSVRAGIQVAGSAAKDVKRVHLELGGKAPVVVFEDVDLAKAVEDIAVAGYFNAGQDCTAATRVLVQESIHDDFVTALAKAAADTKTGAADDEDVLYGPLNNANQLAQVSGFIERLPAHAKVEAGGHRVGDKGYFYAPTVVSGLRQDDEIIQNEVFGPVITVQSFTDEAQALEYANGVEFALASSVWTKDHGRAMRMSKSLDFGCVWINTHIPLVAEMPHGGFKKSGYGKDLSAYGFDDYTRIKHVMTSLDG
- a CDS encoding SpoIIE family protein phosphatase, coding for MSTGGNTSHDGLRGRRERESAAVVTVDARGIVTGWSKGAASLLGYAAEHAVGRPAARLLATDRAGAADAVAALRRADVWRGTAALRHRDGGRLELGLVACPLLAADGAVRGYVVTVNAMAQPPGADPLTVDAAVAQAPVALSSFDTEERYIRLNDAACAILGMREEDLRGRHFADTIDPGDHDSAHFLEHLRRVNRTGRPVHYESYTNALTSSRVHAWNIHMWPVRDPGGRQQGVAMLAFDSSEQYWARQRLLLLKEAGTAIGTTLDVVRTAEELSQLVLPVLADFSSVDLLDSVLQGDEPAEGPLDTAVRLRRAAHRAADPRITSGAVALGGLETYPESSPPARCLATGRPTLSRRGDADFALWIGENATRAKMVGELGVHSLMAVPLRARGITLGVAVLTRAQRQEPFEQDDVVLAEELAGRAAVCIDNARRYTREHTTALALQRSLLTQRLPDQAAVEVASRYLPAGSRAGVGGDWFDVIPLSGNRVALVVGDVVGHGIHASASMGRLRTAVRTLADVDLPPDELLTHLDDLVSHLADDDSYATAAETTGELGATCLYAVYDPVSRRCAMASAGHLPPALRLPDGTVELFDIVVGPPLGIGGVPFEVTERELPEGSVLALCTDGLIAGPDRDVEAGLERLRAVLAAEPAGGPASEPASGPASGPASRECPSLEALCDRVMTTLLPGRPTDDAALLVTRTRALHSDQVVSWELTGDPAQVADARENASAQLTAWGLADAAFVTELVVSELVTNAIRYGAAPIRLRLIRDRTLICEVSDGSSTAPHLRRAHAFDEGGRGLLLVAQLTQSWGTRQTGSGKTIWAEQVLTHLADV
- a CDS encoding glycerophosphodiester phosphodiesterase, with translation MAATVATERAVVAVGHRGDPYRARENTLPSVRSARERGAGAVEVDVRLTRDGVPVLLHDASLGRLWGHDRRLAEVTYDELYELTRGGVPTLREALGGDGRLMIDLPGATEASVRTVIGTVRECGAAERVYYCAGPGTMLAVRAADPSAEIAMTWTTLAPPRPALLTAVRPRWLNYRFGLVGRALVERDHRDGLLVSAWTADTRRSMRRLIACGVDSITTNRIDVLTRLLGPEAAPTGPNTH
- a CDS encoding adenosine deaminase, producing the protein MTDPHPFIAGLPKAELHVHHIGSASPRIVAELAARHPDSQVPSDPEALADYFTFTDFAHFITVYLSVVDLIRTPEDVRLLTFEVARDMARQNIRYAELTVTPYSSTSRGIPAQGFMEAIEDARKAAEAELGVVLRWCFDIPGEAGLPAAEETTRLAVDLRPEGLVSFGLGGPEIGVPRPQFKPYFDRAIAAGLHSVPHAGETTGPETIWDALRDLGAERIGHGTSAVRDPELLAHLARHRIPLEVCPTSNIATRAVADIEEHPIKAMVAAGVTVTVNSDDPPMFGTDLNQEYAVAARLLGLDERGIADLAKNAVEASFLDAAGKKTLAAKIDTYTAEWLAR
- a CDS encoding DUF4190 domain-containing protein produces the protein MSDQSEQPSGGSAPHDPWAPPERKTSLDKQTGPPESVHDQHTVLGIPGLGQGAGQAPGAAPAAGPTPPSPYGNASGAVPPPPTAPGGPAQAPPGAYGYPGIPPQATQGFQQPGSPYGPGPGPGPGPGAGPGYGYPAYPAAPGYPGYPGQGQNPWQQPPANGLGTAALVLGIISVVGFCLWGLNIVIGILALVFGIIGRRRAGRGEATNGGMALAGIILGIVGIVIGTMMIGLTIVGFIADVEENSGSSDDDPFATSLVVGADR
- a CDS encoding NADAR family protein encodes the protein MNEHTGSGTGDGAESVAEALAAGGGTAGAGGGVAGLIARAERGERLKYLRFWGHTPRREGTLDVSCLSQWWPAPFTVDGVGYATAEHWMMARKARLFGDAEAERAALTAANPALAKKAGRLVRGFDEAVWERERYAIVVAGGVHKFGQDAALRGFLLSTGDRILVEASPMDRIWGIGLASDDERAQDPARWRGLNLLGFALMETRERLRAEPGAES
- a CDS encoding gamma-aminobutyraldehyde dehydrogenase, which gives rise to MGDHFQVRDRFASGAQFVDGRARHGGSGRTQTVVNPATGEELLTYPTAGPDDVDDAVAAAHAAFPGWAGATPATRSDALHRFAEILADQAPDFAYAESLQCGKPIKLSTEFDVPGTLDNTAFFAGAARRLEGASAGEYSGDHTSYVRREPIGVVGSVAPWNYPLQMAAWKILPAIAAGNTIVLKPAEITPLTSLMFARAAQEAGLPDGVINIVAGTGPGAGEHLVGHPDVAMVSFTGSTAVGRRVAGIAAAGAKRLHLELGGKAPFVVFDDADLEAAVHGAVAASLINGGQDCTAATRAYVQRPLYDAFVSGVADLMGTVRLGDPFDPATDLGPLVSHAHRDRVAGFVERARGHARVVTGGEAPGGDWSDGAYYRPTLVTGAAQDSEIVQSEIFGPVLTVLPFDTDDEGIRLANDTPYGLAASAWTRDVYRAGRATREIAAGCVWVNDHIPIISEMPHGGFGASGFGKDMSAYSFEEYTQVKHVMYDNTAVVRKDWHRTVFGDRHRP
- a CDS encoding ABC transporter substrate-binding protein; this encodes MEQYEPDRLSAARSAAVRRSLTSGRGALTRRSLLRASGIGALTVGGLAGLSACGIPPAKLADAGAASDDHSAKEKRVVFSNWTEYMDVSDDEKHYPTLEAFTRRTGITVKYTADINDNVEFFGKVQPQLAAGQDIGRDLICVTDWLAARMIRLGYAQKLDPSHLPHAFANLSEQFRTPDWDPGRAYSYPWTGIPTVIAYNTRATGGRTVDSVSQLLDDPKLRGRVSFLSEMRDTIGMTLLDLGKDPASFTDDDFDAAVARIQKAVDRKQVRRFTGNDYTADLEKGDIAACVAWAGDIVQLQNDSPDIKYVIPKTGYMLSSDNLLVPARARHKTNAERLIDHYYRPPIAAQLAAYINYVCPVDGVRAELTKIDKSMADNTLILPDAAMAAASHAFRSLSAEEETAYEQKFAKLIGA